TGGGTCTGTATAGGGAGGGATCTATGGTGTGGCCTGTAATAATGACAATCTCCTCCTAAAATCATTGCTAAGTCATTCGTAGTCCAGTggtaccaaggaggtactaggcgagcttgcgtagtacctccttggtggtATGTACCATGGAAATAATTTCACGCCAACGAACTGAACTCTCTcggatttatatatatatatatatatatataaaaaaaaaacaaaaaaaaacacaaagtaaTGCGTAGAAAGCAACGTCAATAAAATAGGCCTTATTTGGCAAAAAATCAAGTATGCTCGATATCTATTCCATAAATGGCGTCAGGCAAAACTAAGGCAGTTCATAATCTAATCTCTTGGTATAAAATCGAGGAGTTACCTTACAGGACATAATATATCATAACCTGCATGCAAGACTACTACTAGCAACCACAGCCTACTTGTTCCACGTCACAAATTGAGTACAATGTTATGACCATTCGGACTGCATTGGCCGACTAATCTGACCTTCCACtgaggagagagagagctgATACGGATAGAGTATCCAGATGGTCTCGACCTATCAGTAACCTTGCAACTGAATTtacttttaaaggacaagttcaccttcatatttggtggattgagataatgcagcaaagtggaacacattagtgaaagtttgaggaaaattggacaatccgttcaaaggttatattttttttttttaatttctgtgcagtcactgctggatgagaagactactgcagttgatgatgtcacatgcgtacaacgatataaggaaaatataaagagaattccacaaaatttcattttttgaaaaaagtacacactcCCTCAACTTGTAACTGATATATGTTAACAGTAATATTactccccctgctttctgaaagaggcaagtcatgtgctcttctatatgcgagaaaagtgaaaatatgttgaattttctttatagtttctttatatggttgtactcatatgacatcacaaactgtagtagtcttcacatccagcgaTTGCGGAActgaaacttccaaaattcataacttttgaacggagtgtccaattttcctcaaactttcagtttcacctatgtgttctactaatattgctgcattctctcaatcgtcatgtttatgaaggtggacttgtcctttaacggaCGACTCACCGGGAATAACAACGACAACTTCTACAAAATAATACAGATGTACCACAATACCATTGCCTGTAATGACCAAGACACCAAAGGCACCAAAGGCAACAATTACGGTGAAAATAGTTCAGTCCAAAAGTTctctgaaaagaaaacaaaagaaacatttcCATACTATTCAAGGAGAAAGGTGTTTCCTGCATCACTTCGAAATAGGGCTGGTACGTCAATCGCTTCCCGCGGAAATTGCGGGCAGATATCCCAATGCCTGTCTGATACATCCGTGCTGGAGCAACAGTGTGTGACCGGCTTGTGTGATTCGCATCCATTCTTCGATCATGGATCGATTCACGGACGGTCAAGAGGGCATTGTACTCTACAACCAGGGAGGAGCCTCGGGGAGTGACCAACAGTTGTCTAATGTTTTTATACTTCCTTGGGGAAACCTAGGAGGTACCACGTTCATGGAGAAACTACAACAAAGGATGAACAAGGCAAGTTGATAACTCCTTGCCACAACCATGGATCTATGAATATAATCATAGAACATAAATATGCCCTTTCACATtccatttcataagtggttatctcacacacaaaaaaaaagtacgatGTAAAGAGCCCTCTCAACGAAAACGACCCAACACTTTAAAGGAGGGTGTGcgcagttctggtcgaggtgaggatttagcttttaacgatttgcgagatattcagaaaccactctatgagatgtcaaagagcatgcagttctaaggggtatcaaaagtttattcgatgaaaatcggttttgaaatggctgagatatccaaaaacaaggtgaaacaaagagatcttaataaagttgtggcatgctctttcatatttcataaaaggcttttcattatctcatttaggaatgttcaaaacatgaatccccacctcaaccagtactgtacactcCCTTTAAGCCCAACATAATGGTAAATACACCTATGAGCAGGTAGCCGCCCTTcctcatgcccccccccctgccATCCGCCTTTTCCtcctcaccccacccccacaaCAAAACGTGGTTGTTGTTCGCGTTTGGATAAAGGATAAGTACCTTGCGCCTATCTGCTACTGTGGTTTCACGACCGTTGTTGGTTATATGTTTTAGGTCACTCAATCGCTGTAACCTTTTCGAGATAAGAACCGATTAGTTCAATTGGTTCAACAATAcgggaggcaaaaaaaaaaaaaaaatcacttcatgGTCCAAAACGATAGGCCTAAGCGTTTGTGGTATATAGGGGTCATGCAGCTGTAATCTACATAGCATTATGAAAACAGTACGTCTTCTACACAGatgtctgtccggaggagtgcTTACGgctctcctccgtagacagGAGGGGAATCCGTGAAGCTAGAACATATCCCCGCCCCGACGACAAAATGAAGACCGATCTTTCGGCCAATACATCTTCATACAAATCCACATCATCAGTGCAgagaagtgagagagagagactacCAATGCCTGGTAGTACTATTCAACGCTTTTCTGttttgtagatgaaataaaGGTGATGAGGAGGATACCTTTAACTATTTGCACCTTCTATTGACAATGACATAACTGAATGTGTCAAAATGACGCAATTATTACAACGATATAATCGTAAGTAACAACGGTGCAATTACTAATCATTTATCATTAAGTTCTCTAGTTCTGGCTTACCGATGTCAGTTATCACTGCCCCATTATAAATCTACAGTACACATAGTACAGtgtaatgataatcatatacAAAGCGTGCCCCGCAAATATGTTGGGCCAAGGCAtataaatatgtaaagaaataaAGGCGAAGGACGCATTGTCTCCATTGCACCACGTTATGAAGTTTTTCATCAATGATACGAATTAGGGCCAAACTATACGACAAAATCAGAGAAATTTAATCAATCAACGACGACGTGGATTTCTTGTGATCTCtagaatgaaatatatatatatatatatatatatatatatatatatatatatatatatcaaaaaacacgCAACGGTGAGGAGCCCTCGTCGTGATCAAGACGGTGGTATCAATTCGAAGACCAACAATGATAGAGGGTTTTTAAAACATTGACATAAAAGAAAATTCGATTCGAATTCGAATTTTGATATTCCtatgttttcacaaaactttCTAGCAAACATAGCTTTATGGCATAATATAAGTACAAAACAAAACGTCTTTAGTTTCAAAAGTTCTGTTACTTTTTCAAGACATGGATctacatattcaaattttatgatgAGACTGGATCCAAGCGTCTTCCATAAAAATGGTCGTTTATATAATACTGCCTCTATCCAACTTGCGTCTATTAAAGCGTAATTTGTGGGACCGAAAGGCATTCCTTATTAAGAAGAAGCTAAGTCTGTTCGAACAATATTATAAACACACGGGACACGGCTTTTAGAGTTTTgttttatgaaagaaaaaaaaacgaaaattaGATATCAAATACATTAATACTGTACACTCTAGATGACGGATTTGAGTATAGATCAATAGTACGTACCCGCTGAAAATGAAGGCAGTGAGTCTGTATATCCTGAGTCCAGTCCAGTTCCTAATCCGCTCCCAGTGAGGGTGTCGAGGGGGGATTGGGACTCGTGTGGTTCGAATGCGTTGGGGTGTGGGTTTTCAGGCGGGATATTCATAGAACCCAATGCAGAATGTGCAACGCTTGCTCCTTCATCAAGTGGGAAGTCTCCTTCGCTGGGGTCAGGTCCATCTCTGGGTGGTTGCATTCCGCGAGAAGGTCCAGGTCCGAATCCACCAGATGGTCCAGAACCAGTCCCACCTCGAGGGAATCCAGGTACACCTGGAGGTAACGCGCCTTGAGGTAACCCACCTGAAGgaaaaccaccaccaccaccaccaccaccgcctcCTCCTGCACCAGGCCAGAAGGGCCCGTTGCCAGGTGGAGGAAAGCTGGCACCATCACGACTGGGTGGTGAAAAACTGGAGTGCGAGTGTCCTCCAAACTGGCATGAGGTCTTGTCGATGACTGCAATTAGCAAGAAAAGAATAGGACCATCGTAAGAGACCATACTGAATGGAGAACTTGTAGAAATCTCTTGTCACTGTAATCTCGGGCAGAGCACAAAGCAATAAGTCTTGGCAAATTCAGTATCCTTCTTGAGACAACAGGCTTATTCGAAACAAGCAAATAACGCCGCTGATTTCGTTTCCCAACCGGCCGTGTTCGTGCGCACACGGAAAGACGAGACGCAAACAGGTGCAAAAGGCTTTGAGGTTATCTTTCTGTTGTGATGCTGGCGAGGGGAGACGCGTATAGCACTGGTCGTGTTTATTGCCTCACATCCGCTCATGTAGTGCTGGCTCTCTCTCCAGACGTTTGCTTGCATTTCCGTACAACACTGATATCATCACACCATTTGCCCTTTCCTGAACAATGTAATCTgttaaaaaaacattaaaaagataAATCAACTGCATGGTATACGGACGAGACCCATAGGGGTGGGGGTGGCGAACCCCCTCCCAGCTGCAAGGTCCGAACATAGTCCTCTTGGGCGGCGAGGTTGCTGActgcgtatacatgtatctgcCTTGCAATCGAATGGCTCGGGCTTTAGGGTTCGGGTGCGGGTTCGAATCCTACGAAGTAGTGCACGTTCACAAAATACGTATATTTGCTTTTCACATGCACCTATGAAATTTGGAACCAACTACAGTTTAACAAGCTATACAatacaagtccaccttcataaaacatgtggattgagagaatgcagcagtattagtagaatacatatacgtgaaagtttgaatttttgaagtttcatttcCGTGATCGCTATAGATGTGAAGACTATACTACACCCTGTGATGTCAAATGtatagaacgatataaagagaatataaCGAataatcaacatattttcacttttctcgcatgatAAAAAAGCACATGACTTGGGTGCACttcacgagaccaacacccacgagtcatacagctcacgagtcatggCCCATGAggcatgagttcgacactaaactaacaaggcccacgagaccgacacatcaAGCCcagtgttgtatctgtcgaactcgtgggctcatgggctttatttgcctagtaccgaactcatgggctgtatattatgattcgtgagctgtatgacttacGGAcatcaatgtcgaactcgtgggctgtataactcgtgggtgtcgatctTGTGGGGTGACCCCCATGGCTTGcgtctttcagaaagcagggatATTACCCGTAAAGTCGAGAGAATGcgtaccttttttttcttcaaaaaatgagattttgtggaattctctttatatttattttccctatacatgtatcattctacgcatgtgacatcatcaagtgcagtagtcttctcatgcaGCAGTGACTacacagaaacttcaaaaattcataactttcgaacggattgtccaattttcctcaaacttttactgatgtgttccacttatAATAATTGCTACATTATCTCAATCTACATGGTGTATGAATGTGAACCTCTCCTTTAATGTAATAGGTCCGTAATATTCTTTGAGACACCTTTATACCATAACATCGTTGTTCACTAAGGATGAATACCTGTACAAAATACACTTTAACAACAATTCATTCCAACTTAGGAAACtatattgatattttggtaTTCAGAAAACTAGTGACATATTTGAGTGGTAAAGACGTAGAAAGTTCTATTCTATAGAAGGGACCACTAAAAAGAGTTGGAGCGGAAAAACCGTTTGCAAATTCCAAGACTAAGGGATTGTAGCTTTAGCTagatatgaaacacacacaaacacccccAAAACAagaccaaacaaaacaaaacaaacaatgaaaaaacacTTTATTCTTAACACTTGTGTCCATTCATGGATAATTTTTACAAATAGTGAGAGACTTAATAGACaggaatgaaaaagaaacgCTGGAATATGAACGTTCATCATTACTAGCATGCATGGTGATTATAAAATCTTGTTTTGACTGTGATTATAATAATCTTGTTTTGACTGATGTCAAACgatatttttttgaaatattcatacatttatgcTTTATGTTATTTCGTCCAGTGGAATCTCATTATATTCATACATTGTCTGTATAGGTCGACTTCAAAGCAGGCTATAATTTTAGCAAAGAGCATAAAGTGCCTATCCAAAGGGGGCAACGGGGAGGTGGAAAAAGACACCTCTCTGGGGTATCGGGGTGCAACCCGCTGCTGCTATGTGAACTCGATGGTTGAAGTGACCTGCTTTTATAATCGCGCGTAAATCTTGTTCATTTGAATTGTTAAGAGAGTACATGTATGACTGTCTGCTAATAAGATATACACTGTGAGCCTATTTTTCTTGTAaaacagaagacaaaaaagGACCTACTCTTTTAAGAAAGGCTAATATTCATTATGTTTAGTTTCGAGAAAGGGGTATAGCTTCTTCATTATTTTTGGAGAGATTGTACTGAGCCAGATGACTCCTTTTAACAAAGACAATGATTTTAGGGCTAGTTTGAGTGatcatttattattcatatttattattggCTATTATGAATGAACTAATGTAATTATTTTTATATCTATGTTTAGGATAACTCGAGAGGTATTGGCC
The DNA window shown above is from Diadema setosum chromosome 14, eeDiaSeto1, whole genome shotgun sequence and carries:
- the LOC140238022 gene encoding uncharacterized protein encodes the protein MVSYDGPILFLLIAVIDKTSCQFGGHSHSSFSPPSRDGASFPPPGNGPFWPGAGGGGGGGGGGGFPSGGLPQGALPPGVPGFPRGGTGSGPSGGFGPGPSRGMQPPRDGPDPSEGDFPLDEGASVAHSALGSMNIPPENPHPNAFEPHESQSPLDTLTGSGLGTGLDSGYTDSLPSFSADDREDDNANIAHDNTEAVDNSDDPENLAGNADAHQKGTPNNTTIEMVVEDNFNYVGLYVTIAIFITFIVTLIAIALIRGPQGPFKTKRTNDDVERSEGARAEMVAVGASGDGADVDVAARTDAQWEQQPLKSDCDHSEVPEVTATTTVVNGDGGNSKEDGV